Proteins co-encoded in one Nicotiana sylvestris chromosome 7, ASM39365v2, whole genome shotgun sequence genomic window:
- the LOC104218518 gene encoding F-box protein SNE-like, with the protein MGSKFFINDNQDVLIEILKRLDGRSLGVAACVCKQWCAITQDDSLWEHLCFRHVSPPPEGVRTVVLALGGYRRLYMVCVRPVLNRLRKWKPIGVDQSASDSEVVRRVYWTRHEVELSLSLFCVDYYERFLFGGGGGGGGGGGGGRHGGDAACTSSLMFLCNAVNV; encoded by the coding sequence ATGGGAAGCAAGTTTTTCATAAATGATAATCAAGATGTGCTGATAGAGATATTGAAGAGGCTCGACGGTCGTTCCTTAGGAGTTGCTGCATGTGTATGTAAACAATGGTGCGCCATCACTCAAGACGATTCCCTGTGGGAGCACCTCTGCTTTCGCCACGTGTCGCCGCCGCCGGAGGGAGTGAGGACGGTGGTTTTGGCGCTCGGAGGGTACCGGCGGCTGTACATGGTGTGTGTTAGGCCAGTGTTGAATCGATTGCGAAAGTGGAAACCAATAGGAGTGGATCAGTCAGCTTCTGATTCGGAGGTTGTGAGGAGAGTTTATTGGACGCGCCATGAAGTGGAGTTGTCGTTATCTTTGTTTTGTGTGGATTATTATGAAAGGTTTTTGTTCGGCGGCGGCggtggaggtggtggtggtggagGAGGAGGAAGACACGGCGGCGACGCTGCGTGCACATCGTCGCTCATGTTCCTTTGCAACGCCGTGAATGTTTGA